The Borrelia turcica IST7 genome includes a window with the following:
- a CDS encoding OspD family protein, with protein sequence MGNLIKILLLSLLLLLAVSCVHEQQQSSSTEDGNHLNDEDINSANYESKKKDILSTLAQSLKQVENLLQVASLTTNKLNESDENTIGTAFTSAVNLISSATAHLKSASEKTHKISEFAGINIEEIKKAKDKATSADIASTEASKLAKQEEQNIQKLYKAQMQQSATNSEDIKQAKASVEVAWKAAEKAKDDIVEAEKAAKEALAKINTENTNNAKLTDIKEITELVVKIAENTKKVAQEVVDSLNKT encoded by the coding sequence ATGGGGAATTTAATAAAAATATTGCTGTTAAGTTTACTTTTATTACTAGCAGTATCTTGTGTTCATGAACAACAACAATCATCTTCAACAGAAGATGGAAATCATCTAAATGATGAAGACATAAATTCAGCAAATTATGAATCAAAGAAGAAAGATATATTGAGTACTCTAGCTCAGTCATTAAAACAGGTTGAAAATTTGCTACAAGTAGCTAGCTTAACAACAAATAAGCTAAACGAATCAGATGAAAACACAATCGGAACAGCTTTTACAAGTGCAGTAAATTTAATTTCATCTGCCACAGCTCATTTAAAAAGCGCTTCAGAAAAAACACATAAGATATCTGAATTTGCAGGAATAAATATAGAAGAGATAAAAAAGGCTAAAGATAAAGCTACCTCTGCAGATATTGCATCAACAGAAGCATCTAAGCTTGCTAAACAAGAAGAACAAAACATTCAAAAACTGTATAAAGCGCAAATGCAACAGTCTGCTACAAATTCTGAAGATATAAAACAGGCTAAAGCATCCGTAGAAGTAGCTTGGAAAGCTGCAGAAAAAGCTAAAGACGATATAGTAGAAGCAGAAAAGGCAGCAAAAGAGGCATTAGCGAAAATTAACACAGAAAATACAAACAACGCAAAGCTTACAGACATAAAAGAAATAACAGAATTAGTAGTAAAAATAGCTGAAAACACAAAAAAAGTAGCGCAAGAAGTTGTAGATTCATTAAACAAAACTTAA
- a CDS encoding plasmid maintenance protein codes for MNIQQRSKKIKTHKKDQATFSILQKLTSLNESKIDNGMAQVSITYAKSMILKKDIILNRLKKICWAIETKNKEYISSKGTKEYSAKDIRQIVNSCLIKDGLKPVAISTMRGDIAKLKKIGLLKTWHQSLGEGNGSIARYIQNREKWPSKDTLIKAHLEKELIECFKNKIIVDNFIIQMEKENSKQSSLPKPRKSKKENSQEQIEQGKLSNGGVQNSDLISKDIRSLYKYKNSKKSTLKKEEENRTDAGKTSKNRAKSNSSTKTRPKIAYKTTYEEYMEVRLESSYRVSKATMAKIRCNSNNVNTYRNALRNLEAGILVYGRDYLIGDIVEHFTSEFVNGYKGKVWMMNPNTAKTNDFYKIWGMFTDKYTNKYKQQEMLARRAYYDGYGNMSELDANGRFIEGSVKLISGLLDKFRQDINKDSVI; via the coding sequence ATGAATATACAACAAAGATCAAAAAAAATCAAGACTCACAAAAAAGATCAAGCTACCTTTTCAATATTACAGAAATTAACTAGTCTTAATGAATCTAAAATAGACAATGGAATGGCTCAAGTATCAATAACTTACGCAAAATCAATGATACTTAAAAAAGATATTATATTAAATAGACTCAAGAAAATCTGTTGGGCTATTGAGACTAAAAATAAGGAATATATCTCCTCAAAAGGAACTAAAGAGTATTCCGCTAAGGATATTAGACAAATAGTTAATTCTTGTCTTATTAAGGACGGTCTTAAACCTGTTGCCATAAGCACGATGAGAGGTGATATAGCTAAGCTTAAAAAAATAGGATTACTTAAAACATGGCATCAATCATTAGGGGAAGGAAACGGAAGCATAGCACGATACATACAAAACAGAGAAAAATGGCCAAGTAAAGACACCCTTATTAAAGCACATCTAGAAAAAGAACTGATTGAATGCTTTAAGAACAAGATTATTGTTGATAATTTTATCATACAAATGGAAAAAGAAAACTCTAAACAATCATCATTACCTAAACCTAGAAAATCTAAAAAAGAAAATTCACAAGAGCAAATTGAGCAAGGCAAATTGTCAAATGGCGGTGTACAAAATAGCGACCTTATATCTAAAGATATAAGAAGCTTATATAAGTATAAGAATTCTAAGAAATCGACTTTAAAAAAAGAAGAAGAAAATAGAACAGATGCAGGAAAGACGAGCAAAAATAGAGCAAAAAGCAATTCTAGCACGAAGACGAGACCAAAAATAGCATATAAGACGACATATGAAGAGTACATGGAAGTAAGACTAGAGAGTAGTTATAGGGTAAGTAAAGCCACAATGGCCAAAATAAGGTGTAATAGCAACAATGTTAATACATACAGGAACGCTTTAAGGAACCTAGAGGCAGGAATATTAGTATATGGTAGGGATTACTTAATAGGGGACATAGTGGAACACTTCACGAGTGAGTTTGTGAATGGGTATAAGGGAAAAGTATGGATGATGAATCCTAATACAGCAAAGACAAATGATTTTTATAAGATTTGGGGTATGTTCACGGATAAATACACGAATAAGTATAAGCAACAAGAGATGCTAGCAAGAAGGGCATACTATGATGGATACGGGAATATGAGTGAGTTAGATGCTAATGGAAGATTTATAGAAGGGAGTGTAAAGCTAATAAGTGGGTTATTAGATAAATTTAGACAAGATATCAACAAGGATAGCGTTATATGA
- a CDS encoding plasmid maintenance protein, producing the protein MIPQKPLFFKKTTKDKEVLLQKLIKNSQEATSHTKSVTINYVKSRIARTQTQIERSYKICWAIEVKTIEYYESGRLRHYSACDIHRMVNSILASKNSKPYASSTLRGDIKVLKELKLIEAVTKYLGDGNGGFSFYVINHKKWKDYKTIIKTHYENKLINDLANAKITGIFEEKIDSILFDEELETEIVEVENSQEGIEQIETDKLSNGGAQNSDLISKDIRSLYKYKNSKKSTLKRVEENGTDTKNRAKSNSSTKTRPKTAYNTTYEDYMEVRLESNYRVSRATMAKIRCNSNNVNTYRNALRNLEAGILVYGRDYLIGDITEHFTSEFVGEYSGKVWMMNPNTAKTNDFYKIWGRFTDKYTNKYKQQEMLSSRTYSDGYGNMSELDANGRFIERGVKPISGLLDKFRQDINKDSVI; encoded by the coding sequence ATGATACCGCAAAAGCCTTTATTTTTCAAGAAGACCACCAAGGACAAGGAAGTATTACTACAAAAACTTATTAAAAATAGCCAAGAAGCTACAAGTCATACTAAATCAGTCACGATTAACTATGTAAAATCACGAATAGCTCGTACCCAAACACAAATTGAGCGGTCATATAAAATTTGTTGGGCTATTGAAGTTAAGACTATAGAATATTACGAATCAGGTAGGCTTAGACATTATTCAGCATGCGACATTCACAGAATGGTTAATTCTATACTTGCTAGCAAAAATTCTAAACCATATGCATCTAGCACACTAAGAGGCGACATTAAGGTATTAAAAGAGTTAAAGCTCATTGAGGCAGTAACAAAATATTTAGGAGATGGAAATGGGGGATTTTCATTCTATGTAATTAACCACAAAAAATGGAAAGACTATAAAACAATAATTAAAACCCACTATGAAAACAAACTTATTAACGATTTAGCTAATGCAAAAATTACAGGTATTTTTGAAGAAAAGATTGACAGCATATTATTCGATGAAGAATTAGAAACAGAAATAGTAGAAGTAGAAAATTCACAAGAAGGAATTGAACAAATTGAGACAGACAAATTGTCAAATGGCGGTGCGCAAAATAGCGACCTTATCTCTAAAGATATAAGAAGCTTATATAAGTATAAGAATTCTAAGAAATCGACTTTAAAAAGAGTTGAAGAAAATGGAACAGATACAAAAAATAGAGCAAAAAGCAATTCTAGTACGAAGACGAGACCAAAAACAGCTTATAACACGACATATGAAGATTACATGGAAGTAAGACTAGAGAGCAATTACAGGGTAAGTAGAGCCACAATGGCCAAAATAAGGTGCAATAGCAACAATGTGAATACATACAGGAACGCTTTAAGGAACTTAGAGGCAGGAATATTAGTATATGGTAGGGATTACTTAATCGGGGACATAACGGAACACTTCACGAGTGAGTTTGTGGGTGAATATAGTGGAAAAGTATGGATGATGAATCCTAATACAGCAAAGACAAATGATTTTTACAAGATTTGGGGCAGATTCACGGATAAATACACGAATAAGTATAAGCAACAAGAGATGCTATCAAGCAGGACATATTCTGATGGATACGGGAATATGAGTGAGTTAGATGCTAATGGAAGATTTATAGAAAGGGGTGTAAAGCCAATAAGTGGGTTATTAGATAAATTTAGACAAGATATCAATAAGGATAGCGTTATATGA
- a CDS encoding DNA adenine methylase — protein MKIINREGSKYKYREEIIRLFPKHDTYIEGFLGTGAIFLNKPLAKYNIINDASKFIYKIFYFLRKNPEELYRRVKEAIIYDEIVEENQEKIEYQVIRALYSIFGSCTKTMVVNKINARKNFLERLERYKEEIQSKLSQSMFFRKDIFKFIETITLNMRMSQKSFIYLDPPYSVSKGRLGDNKGWRIEKLEKLILEVKKYRWQYAISEFNDTKVMELFEKHGLNIHVIGKSSGINRTFGHSKCEILATSY, from the coding sequence GTGAAGATAATAAACAGAGAAGGAAGTAAATATAAATATAGGGAAGAAATAATAAGACTGTTTCCCAAACATGATACATACATAGAAGGGTTTTTGGGAACAGGGGCAATATTTTTAAACAAACCACTAGCGAAATATAACATAATAAATGATGCTTCAAAATTCATATATAAGATATTTTATTTTTTAAGGAAAAATCCAGAAGAGTTATACAGAAGAGTAAAGGAGGCGATAATATATGACGAAATAGTAGAAGAGAATCAAGAAAAGATTGAATATCAGGTAATAAGAGCATTATATTCAATCTTTGGATCATGTACAAAAACAATGGTAGTAAATAAAATAAATGCAAGGAAAAACTTTTTAGAAAGACTTGAGAGGTATAAGGAAGAAATACAGAGTAAACTGAGTCAAAGTATGTTTTTTAGGAAAGATATATTTAAGTTTATCGAAACAATAACACTAAACATGAGAATGAGTCAAAAAAGTTTTATATACCTAGATCCCCCGTATAGCGTATCAAAAGGAAGGTTGGGTGATAATAAGGGCTGGCGTATAGAAAAGTTAGAGAAACTTATTTTAGAGGTTAAAAAATATAGGTGGCAATATGCAATAAGTGAGTTTAATGACACAAAGGTGATGGAATTATTTGAAAAGCATGGTCTTAATATACATGTAATAGGAAAATCAAGTGGAATAAATAGGACATTTGGGCATAGTAAATGTGAGATACTAGCAACATCATATTGA
- a CDS encoding isochorismatase family protein — protein sequence MEDKLSNLILQNATLILVDIQNDFLESGALPVPSGSEIIPLINHLQTCFNHVVATKDWHCENHISFSSINNKGWPKHCVQGTWGAEFPKSLNVEKIKAVFLKGQNKNSDSYSGFYNDSDKKESTGLFNYLKSNEINTVFIAGLALDFCVKETIIDAYKLGLQSYLIIDATRSISPFPDLVIQDLRDLGILTCLSKNIFDNSSLSHFKNSKSFYI from the coding sequence ATGGAGGATAAGTTATCTAATCTTATTCTACAGAATGCAACTCTAATTTTAGTGGATATTCAAAACGATTTCTTAGAATCGGGTGCTCTTCCTGTTCCTAGTGGCAGTGAAATTATTCCCTTAATCAATCATCTTCAAACCTGCTTTAATCATGTTGTTGCCACCAAAGATTGGCACTGTGAAAACCACATAAGCTTTAGTAGTATTAATAATAAGGGGTGGCCTAAACACTGTGTTCAGGGTACATGGGGAGCAGAATTTCCAAAGAGTTTAAATGTTGAAAAAATAAAAGCTGTTTTTTTAAAGGGACAGAATAAAAATTCTGATAGTTACAGTGGTTTTTATAACGATTCTGATAAAAAAGAATCAACAGGTCTTTTTAATTATCTTAAATCAAATGAAATTAATACAGTGTTTATAGCAGGACTAGCATTAGATTTTTGCGTAAAGGAAACAATTATTGACGCCTATAAATTAGGATTACAATCTTATTTAATAATTGATGCTACAAGAAGTATTTCACCTTTCCCTGACCTAGTAATACAGGATCTTAGAGATCTTGGTATATTAACCTGTTTATCAAAAAATATTTTTGATAACTCAAGCCTAAGTCATTTTAAAAATTCAAAATCTTTCTATATCTAA